One genomic region from Burkholderia latens encodes:
- a CDS encoding LysR family transcriptional regulator has translation MDLTLLRAFTTVAREGNLTRAAVQLHLTQPAVSLQIKHLQEALGVVLFTRTSRGLALTRDGQTLLPHAERALAAAADVERAAAALRHEVRGRLRIGTILDPGFLRLGGFLRALVETHPQIETALRHGMSGWVLEQVRAHALDVGYYIGCPDEDSPRDDARFHTVTLTRFEYRVLAPAGWKERVQRAHDWRALALLPWIWTPPASAHHRLLSRLFAAAGAQPVKVAEVDQEQSMLDLVKSGIGLTLARDSIALAEAHAHALTIVEQVTVPTELTFVTLAERRDEPAIAAALRLVEAQWAI, from the coding sequence ATGGATCTCACCCTGCTTCGCGCGTTCACGACGGTCGCCCGCGAAGGCAACCTCACGCGCGCGGCCGTGCAGCTGCATTTGACGCAACCGGCCGTCAGCCTGCAAATCAAGCATTTGCAGGAGGCGCTCGGCGTCGTCCTGTTCACGCGCACGTCGCGCGGGCTCGCGCTCACCCGCGACGGCCAGACGCTGCTGCCGCACGCGGAGCGCGCGCTGGCCGCGGCGGCCGACGTGGAGCGCGCCGCAGCCGCGCTGCGGCACGAGGTGCGCGGCCGGCTGCGCATCGGCACGATCCTCGATCCCGGTTTCCTGCGGCTCGGCGGCTTCCTGCGCGCGCTGGTCGAGACCCATCCGCAGATCGAAACCGCGCTGCGGCACGGGATGTCGGGCTGGGTGCTCGAACAGGTGCGAGCGCACGCGCTCGACGTCGGCTACTACATCGGCTGCCCTGACGAGGACTCGCCGCGCGACGACGCGCGGTTCCACACCGTCACGCTCACGCGCTTCGAATACCGCGTGCTGGCGCCGGCCGGCTGGAAGGAGCGGGTGCAGCGCGCGCACGACTGGCGTGCGCTCGCCCTGCTGCCGTGGATCTGGACGCCGCCCGCGTCCGCCCACCACCGGCTGCTGTCGCGGCTGTTCGCGGCGGCCGGCGCGCAGCCGGTGAAGGTCGCCGAGGTCGATCAGGAGCAGTCGATGCTCGATCTCGTCAAATCGGGGATCGGGTTGACGCTTGCGCGCGATTCGATCGCGCTGGCCGAGGCGCATGCGCATGCGCTGACGATCGTCGAACAGGTGACGGTGCCGACCGAACTGACGTTCGTGACGCTCGCCGAGCGGCGCGACGAACCGGCGATCGCGGCCGCGCTGCGATTGGTCGAAGCGCAGTGGGCGATATGA
- a CDS encoding class IV adenylate cyclase, protein MARNIEIKARAREFDRLREQAAQLATEAPLFYRQQDFFYDVPRGRLKLRRFEDGTPAELIFYQRDDRDGPKASYYTRSPVTNPDAMHALLATALTTRGIVTKERHVYLAGRTRIHLDRVDGLGDFIELEVVLGPDDDEAGGEAEAHDVFAKLGVAQEDLVAVAYVDLLNADAQSEAA, encoded by the coding sequence ATGGCCCGCAACATCGAGATCAAAGCCCGCGCCCGCGAATTCGACCGGCTGCGCGAACAGGCGGCGCAGCTCGCGACCGAAGCGCCGCTCTTCTACCGCCAGCAGGATTTCTTCTACGACGTGCCGCGCGGCCGGCTGAAGCTGCGCCGCTTCGAGGACGGCACGCCGGCCGAACTGATCTTCTACCAGCGCGATGACCGTGACGGCCCGAAAGCGTCGTACTACACGCGCAGCCCGGTGACGAACCCGGACGCGATGCATGCGCTGCTCGCGACCGCGCTCACCACGCGCGGGATCGTGACGAAGGAACGGCACGTGTATCTCGCCGGCCGCACGCGCATCCACCTGGACCGCGTCGACGGCCTCGGGGATTTCATCGAACTGGAAGTGGTGCTCGGCCCGGACGACGACGAAGCCGGCGGCGAAGCCGAAGCACATGACGTGTTCGCGAAGCTCGGCGTCGCGCAGGAGGATCTCGTCGCGGTCGCATACGTCGACCTGCTGAACGCCGACGCCCAGTCCGAAGCGGCCTGA
- a CDS encoding Lrp/AsnC family transcriptional regulator → MLEFDHFDLALLDVLQRFGRATHQQLGEEVPLSPSQIGRRLQRLEASGVIEGYRVMLRPEKLGLGVTAFTSLKLKHHGDSIIEQFQQQIDVLPEVLECHAVVGDADYLLRIVAPDLNALSQFVMKKLMRVPGVDSVRSNIVLTTFKRNGALPLAHLAPGAA, encoded by the coding sequence ATGCTGGAATTCGATCACTTCGACCTCGCGCTTCTCGACGTGCTGCAGCGCTTCGGGCGCGCGACGCATCAGCAACTGGGCGAAGAGGTGCCGCTGTCGCCGTCGCAGATCGGCCGGCGCCTGCAGCGGCTTGAAGCGTCCGGCGTGATCGAAGGCTACCGCGTGATGCTGCGTCCCGAAAAGCTCGGCCTCGGCGTCACCGCTTTCACGAGCCTGAAGCTCAAGCACCACGGCGATTCGATCATCGAGCAGTTCCAGCAGCAGATCGACGTGCTGCCCGAGGTGCTCGAATGCCACGCGGTGGTGGGCGATGCCGATTATCTGCTGCGGATCGTCGCGCCGGATCTGAACGCGCTGTCGCAGTTCGTGATGAAGAAGCTGATGCGGGTGCCGGGAGTCGACAGCGTGCGCTCGAACATCGTGCTGACGACTTTCAAGCGCAACGGCGCGCTGCCGCTTGCGCATCTGGCACCCGGCGCCGCCTGA
- the phhA gene encoding phenylalanine 4-monooxygenase: MSTVVTAKLQEQFEAGLETRADFTIDQPLERYGQVDHAVWHQLYARQSELLRGRACDAFVAGLGKIDLPADRVPSFADVNRQLKPATGWEIVAVPGLVPDRVFFEHLANRRFPVTWWMRRPDQLDYLQEPDCFHDLFGHVPLLIEPVFADYMQAYGRTARAVADDEAALARLARLYWYTVEFGLIRDPNGTNGLSIYGAGIVSSKGESLYSLESAAPNRLGFDLERVMRTKYRIDTFQKTYFVIDDFAQLFALADVDGRALADRLAALPEFPAGAVLDTDVVLQRGTGEGWPDDADA; the protein is encoded by the coding sequence ATGTCCACCGTCGTCACCGCGAAATTGCAGGAGCAATTCGAAGCGGGCCTCGAAACCCGCGCCGATTTCACCATCGACCAGCCGCTCGAACGCTACGGGCAGGTCGACCACGCGGTATGGCATCAGCTCTATGCGCGCCAGTCCGAGCTGCTGCGCGGGCGCGCGTGCGACGCGTTCGTTGCCGGGCTCGGCAAGATCGACCTGCCGGCCGACCGCGTGCCGTCGTTCGCGGACGTGAACCGCCAGCTGAAGCCTGCGACCGGCTGGGAAATCGTCGCAGTGCCGGGCCTCGTGCCCGATCGCGTGTTCTTCGAGCACCTCGCGAACCGGCGTTTCCCCGTCACATGGTGGATGCGCCGCCCGGATCAGCTCGACTATCTGCAGGAACCCGACTGCTTCCACGACCTGTTCGGTCACGTCCCGCTGCTGATCGAACCGGTATTCGCCGACTACATGCAGGCATACGGCCGCACCGCGCGCGCCGTTGCCGATGACGAGGCGGCGCTCGCGCGTCTCGCGCGCCTCTATTGGTATACGGTGGAATTCGGGTTGATCCGCGACCCGAACGGCACGAACGGGCTGTCGATCTACGGCGCCGGAATCGTTTCGAGCAAGGGCGAGAGCTTGTACAGCCTCGAAAGCGCGGCACCGAACCGGCTCGGCTTCGACCTGGAACGGGTGATGCGCACGAAGTACCGGATCGACACGTTCCAGAAGACCTACTTCGTGATCGACGATTTCGCGCAGCTGTTCGCGCTTGCCGACGTCGACGGCCGCGCGTTGGCCGACCGGCTGGCCGCGCTGCCGGAATTCCCGGCGGGCGCGGTGCTCGATACCGACGTCGTGCTGCAGCGCGGCACGGGCGAAGGCTGGCCGGACGACGCGGATGCCTGA
- a CDS encoding 4a-hydroxytetrahydrobiopterin dehydratase: MIHKLTSEERKTRLEGLPHWTAVPGRDAIQRTLRFADFNEAFGFMTRVAIKAQEMNHHPEWFNVYNRVDVTLSTHDADGLTERDIELAQFIDQVCAHTRPAA, translated from the coding sequence ATGATCCACAAGCTCACATCAGAAGAACGCAAGACCCGGCTGGAAGGCCTGCCGCACTGGACGGCCGTGCCGGGCCGCGACGCGATCCAGCGCACCCTGCGCTTCGCCGATTTCAACGAGGCGTTCGGCTTCATGACGCGCGTCGCGATCAAGGCGCAGGAAATGAACCACCATCCCGAATGGTTCAACGTGTACAACCGCGTCGACGTGACGCTGTCGACTCACGATGCCGACGGGCTGACCGAGCGCGACATCGAACTCGCGCAGTTCATCGACCAGGTGTGCGCACACACGCGCCCGGCCGCCTGA
- a CDS encoding DUF3717 domain-containing protein codes for MSDISIHDLEAAINFWRARSPSSGDELKLCEEASALSKPYALLIVQRESALQLEGLDPKARKAYDTYVRLKDGLES; via the coding sequence ATGTCCGATATTTCGATCCACGACCTCGAAGCCGCGATCAATTTCTGGCGCGCACGCTCGCCGTCGAGCGGCGACGAACTCAAACTCTGCGAAGAGGCTAGCGCGCTCTCCAAGCCGTATGCGCTGCTGATTGTACAGCGCGAAAGCGCGCTGCAACTGGAAGGTTTAGACCCCAAGGCGCGGAAAGCGTACGACACTTACGTGCGCCTTAAGGATGGCTTGGAAAGCTGA
- a CDS encoding response regulator transcription factor, with amino-acid sequence MRLLLIEDDRPIARGIQSSLEQAGFTVDMVHDGIFAEQALAQNRHELVILDLGLPGIDGMTLLTRFRQTNRHTPVIVLTARDELNDRIQGLNSGADDYMLKPFEPAELEARIRAVMRRSGPHSDMPRPEVSLGGVRLSGVDRRIFNDDKPLELSPREFAVLEMLLLRHGRVVSKAQLQDHLTHFGGDLGDTAIEVYVHRVRKKLEQCRVEIVTVRGFGYLLQEIRQTASV; translated from the coding sequence ATGCGACTCCTTCTGATCGAAGACGACCGCCCCATCGCACGCGGTATCCAGAGCAGCCTCGAACAGGCTGGCTTCACCGTCGACATGGTGCATGACGGCATCTTTGCCGAACAGGCGCTGGCACAAAACCGCCACGAACTCGTGATCCTCGATCTCGGCCTGCCGGGCATCGACGGGATGACGCTGCTCACGCGCTTCCGCCAGACCAACCGCCATACGCCCGTCATCGTGCTGACCGCGCGCGACGAGTTGAACGACCGGATCCAGGGCCTGAACTCCGGCGCCGACGACTACATGCTCAAGCCGTTCGAGCCGGCGGAGCTTGAAGCGCGCATCCGCGCGGTGATGCGCCGCAGCGGCCCGCACAGCGACATGCCGCGTCCGGAAGTGTCGCTCGGCGGCGTTCGCCTGTCGGGCGTCGATCGTCGCATCTTCAACGACGACAAGCCGCTGGAACTGTCGCCGCGCGAATTCGCGGTGCTCGAAATGCTGCTGCTGCGCCACGGCCGCGTCGTCAGCAAGGCCCAGTTGCAGGATCACCTCACGCACTTCGGCGGCGATCTCGGCGACACCGCGATCGAGGTCTACGTGCACCGCGTGCGCAAGAAGCTCGAGCAGTGCCGTGTCGAAATCGTCACGGTGCGCGGCTTCGGCTACCTGCTGCAGGAAATCCGCCAGACCGCGAGCGTCTGA
- a CDS encoding sensor histidine kinase, whose protein sequence is MSSDPAVTTSLRRSLLRRLAAPLSMLALMSGLIAYWLAWQYTQHVIDRSLADLATAISKQIQIAGPDAPFTVPPLAQAMFSDPAEALIYRISDGEQELAGDPKLPLRGINVRRMHHAYVFEAEYDNRAVRVAQVRVDNVEGGKPMVVEVAQPVRHRYRIAAEFLVAIMMPLLLLLLAGWGIVWRVVNQQLGPLTHLADSLNRQTHTSLEPVDETDVPLEIRPLTSAMNALLGRLKTALDAQRKFIADAAHQLRTPLTAVKLHAEQAAVARDPQQTYAAVRELRAAADRAVRLSNQLLSLARAEPGEQAARFVDVDLAAMAFETGAEWVPRALASHVDLGFQRSDDPGEDETLNVRGNPVLLREVIANLLDNALKYVPLARPDGARITVNVARGALEDGQPAAEIVVEDNGPGVPANQQADLFKRFFRGDAQSGNGVETGAGLGLAIVHDIIAMHGGTVSYEDAPEGGSRFVVKVPIAKRTGKPATETPAAAPTH, encoded by the coding sequence ATGTCTTCTGATCCGGCTGTGACCACCAGCCTGCGCCGATCGCTGCTGCGGCGCCTCGCCGCGCCGCTGTCGATGCTCGCGCTGATGAGCGGCCTGATTGCGTACTGGCTCGCGTGGCAATACACGCAACACGTGATCGACCGCTCGCTCGCCGATCTCGCAACCGCCATCTCGAAGCAGATCCAGATCGCAGGCCCCGACGCACCGTTCACGGTGCCGCCGCTCGCGCAGGCGATGTTCTCCGATCCCGCTGAAGCGCTCATCTACCGGATCAGCGACGGCGAACAGGAACTCGCGGGCGACCCGAAGCTGCCGCTGCGCGGCATCAACGTGCGCCGCATGCACCATGCGTACGTATTCGAAGCGGAGTACGACAACCGCGCAGTGCGGGTCGCGCAGGTGCGCGTCGACAACGTCGAAGGCGGCAAGCCGATGGTGGTCGAGGTCGCGCAGCCGGTGCGGCACCGCTACCGGATCGCGGCCGAATTCCTCGTCGCGATCATGATGCCGCTGCTGCTGCTGCTGCTCGCGGGCTGGGGCATCGTGTGGCGCGTCGTGAACCAGCAGCTGGGCCCGCTCACGCATCTTGCCGATTCGCTGAACCGGCAGACCCACACGTCGCTCGAACCCGTCGACGAAACCGACGTGCCGCTCGAGATTCGCCCGCTGACGAGCGCGATGAACGCACTGCTCGGCCGCCTGAAGACCGCGCTCGACGCGCAGCGCAAATTCATTGCCGACGCCGCGCATCAGTTGCGCACGCCGCTCACTGCCGTGAAGCTGCATGCCGAGCAGGCCGCCGTCGCCCGCGATCCGCAGCAAACCTATGCGGCGGTGCGCGAACTGCGCGCGGCCGCCGACCGCGCGGTGCGCCTGTCCAACCAGTTGCTGTCGCTCGCGCGCGCAGAGCCGGGCGAACAGGCCGCGCGCTTCGTCGACGTCGACCTCGCCGCGATGGCATTCGAGACGGGCGCCGAATGGGTGCCGCGCGCGCTCGCGTCGCATGTCGACCTCGGTTTTCAGCGCAGTGACGATCCCGGCGAAGACGAAACGCTGAACGTGCGCGGCAACCCGGTGCTGCTGCGCGAGGTGATCGCGAACCTGCTCGACAACGCACTGAAATACGTGCCGCTCGCGCGTCCGGACGGCGCGCGAATTACCGTGAACGTCGCACGCGGCGCGCTCGAAGACGGCCAGCCGGCGGCGGAAATCGTCGTCGAGGACAATGGCCCGGGCGTACCGGCCAACCAGCAGGCCGACCTGTTCAAGCGCTTCTTCCGCGGCGATGCGCAAAGCGGCAACGGAGTCGAGACAGGCGCGGGGCTCGGTCTTGCGATCGTGCACGACATCATCGCGATGCACGGCGGCACGGTGTCGTACGAAGATGCGCCGGAAGGCGGTTCGCGCTTCGTGGTGAAGGTGCCGATCGCGAAGCGCACCGGGAAGCCTGCGACCGAAACGCCGGCCGCCGCGCCGACACACTGA
- a CDS encoding SET domain-containing protein — MSSRRIAVRRSGVHGKGVFAVEPIKAGERVVEYKGERISWKEALRRHPHDPNEPNHTFYFALEEGGVIDGKVNGNSARWINHSCAPNCEAEEIKGRVFIHALRDIGPEEELFYDYGLVIDEKLTKKLKREYACHCGAPTCRGTLLATPDEDKKKKKKDKKDGKSESGAKDKKKKK, encoded by the coding sequence ATGAGTTCACGCAGGATCGCGGTGCGCCGCTCGGGAGTACACGGCAAGGGCGTATTCGCCGTGGAACCGATCAAGGCCGGCGAGCGCGTCGTGGAATACAAGGGCGAGCGGATTTCGTGGAAGGAAGCGCTGCGCCGCCATCCGCACGATCCGAACGAACCGAACCATACGTTCTACTTCGCGCTGGAAGAGGGCGGGGTGATCGACGGCAAGGTCAACGGCAACAGCGCGCGCTGGATCAACCATTCGTGCGCGCCGAACTGCGAAGCCGAGGAGATCAAGGGCCGCGTGTTCATTCACGCGCTGCGCGACATCGGACCGGAAGAGGAGCTGTTCTACGACTACGGCCTCGTGATCGACGAGAAGCTGACGAAGAAGCTCAAGCGCGAATACGCGTGCCATTGCGGTGCGCCAACGTGCCGCGGCACGCTGCTCGCGACGCCGGACGAAGACAAGAAGAAAAAGAAGAAGGACAAGAAGGACGGCAAGTCCGAGTCCGGCGCGAAGGACAAGAAAAAGAAGAAGTGA
- a CDS encoding NADH:flavin oxidoreductase/NADH oxidase, which produces MTALFSPFTLRGVTLPNRIVISPMCQYSAERGEATDWHMIHLGHLALSGAGLLCIEATAVEPDGRITAGDLGLWDDVTEAALKPVLAAIRKHSPVRIAMQLSHAGRKASSEVPWKGGQLVSVADGGWLPHAPSAVPHKEGETPPLALDAAGLNRIREAFAASAKRAARIGIDAIEVHAAHGYLLHQFLSPLANQRTDEYGGSRENRMRFPLEIFDIVRAAFPQDRPVGVRVSATDWVEGGWELDDTIAFAHELKQRGCDWIDVSSGGVSPLQKIPLSPGYQVPFAQAVKRAVGMPTIAVGLINEPAHANRLIEAGDADFVAMARAMLYDPRWPWHAAAELGAQVSAPPQYWRSQPREHKALFGDIAFGQR; this is translated from the coding sequence ATGACTGCGCTGTTTTCTCCGTTCACGCTGCGCGGCGTGACCCTTCCGAACCGGATCGTGATTTCCCCGATGTGCCAGTACTCGGCCGAGCGCGGCGAGGCGACCGACTGGCACATGATTCACCTCGGCCATCTCGCACTGTCCGGCGCGGGCCTGCTCTGTATCGAAGCGACCGCGGTCGAGCCAGACGGCCGCATCACCGCAGGCGACCTCGGCTTGTGGGACGACGTGACCGAAGCGGCACTGAAGCCGGTGCTCGCGGCGATCCGCAAGCACTCGCCGGTCCGCATCGCGATGCAGTTGTCGCATGCAGGGCGCAAGGCGTCGAGCGAGGTGCCGTGGAAGGGCGGTCAGCTCGTGTCGGTGGCCGATGGCGGCTGGCTCCCGCACGCGCCGTCCGCCGTACCGCACAAGGAAGGCGAGACGCCGCCGCTCGCACTCGACGCAGCCGGCCTGAACCGGATCCGCGAAGCGTTTGCGGCTTCCGCGAAACGGGCCGCGCGCATCGGCATCGACGCGATCGAAGTGCATGCGGCGCACGGTTACCTGCTGCATCAGTTCCTGTCGCCGCTTGCGAACCAGCGCACCGACGAATACGGCGGCTCGCGCGAAAACCGGATGCGTTTTCCGCTCGAGATCTTCGACATCGTGCGCGCGGCGTTTCCGCAGGATCGGCCGGTGGGCGTGCGGGTGTCGGCGACAGACTGGGTCGAAGGCGGCTGGGAGCTCGACGATACGATCGCGTTCGCGCACGAACTGAAGCAGCGCGGCTGCGACTGGATCGACGTGTCGTCGGGCGGCGTGTCGCCGTTGCAGAAAATTCCGCTGTCGCCGGGCTACCAGGTGCCGTTCGCGCAGGCAGTGAAGCGGGCGGTCGGGATGCCGACGATCGCGGTCGGCCTGATCAACGAACCCGCGCATGCGAACCGGCTGATCGAGGCCGGCGACGCCGATTTCGTCGCAATGGCGCGGGCGATGCTGTACGACCCGCGCTGGCCGTGGCATGCGGCCGCGGAGCTCGGCGCGCAGGTGTCGGCGCCGCCGCAGTACTGGCGTTCGCAGCCGCGCGAGCACAAGGCGCTGTTCGGCGACATTGCATTCGGCCAGCGCTGA
- a CDS encoding glutamine amidotransferase, whose amino-acid sequence MNAEVVAIRHVHFEDLGSFEQVLGERGRRVRYVDVGSSRVEVLDALQPSLLVVLGGPLSVYDDAQYPSIAPLEALVRQRIDAGLPIFGICLGAQFIARALGARVYPAARKELGWAPLTLTDAGRASPMRHLDGAATSMLHWHGDTFDLPGGAIHLASTPACRHQAFAWGQHVLALQCHPEIRTDRFEPWLIGNAGEIAATPGIDACQLRADTMQHGPTLEAAARRMFAEWLDSVGL is encoded by the coding sequence ATGAACGCTGAAGTCGTGGCGATCCGCCACGTGCATTTCGAGGATCTCGGCAGCTTCGAGCAGGTGCTCGGTGAGCGCGGCCGGCGCGTGCGCTATGTCGACGTCGGCTCGTCGCGCGTCGAGGTGCTCGACGCGCTGCAGCCGTCGCTGCTCGTCGTGCTCGGCGGCCCGCTCAGCGTATACGACGATGCGCAGTATCCGTCGATCGCGCCGCTCGAGGCGCTCGTGCGCCAGCGCATCGACGCGGGGTTGCCGATCTTCGGTATCTGCCTCGGTGCGCAGTTCATTGCCCGCGCGCTCGGTGCGCGCGTGTATCCGGCGGCGCGCAAGGAACTCGGCTGGGCGCCGCTGACGCTCACCGACGCGGGCCGCGCATCGCCGATGCGCCATCTCGACGGCGCCGCGACGTCGATGCTGCATTGGCACGGCGATACGTTCGACCTGCCCGGCGGCGCGATTCATCTCGCATCGACGCCCGCATGCCGTCACCAGGCATTCGCGTGGGGCCAGCACGTGCTCGCGCTGCAATGCCATCCGGAAATCCGCACCGACCGCTTCGAACCCTGGCTGATCGGCAACGCCGGTGAAATCGCGGCGACGCCCGGCATCGACGCGTGCCAGCTGCGCGCCGATACCATGCAGCACGGCCCCACGCTCGAGGCGGCCGCGCGCCGCATGTTCGCGGAGTGGCTCGACAGCGTCGGGCTTTGA
- a CDS encoding MarR family winged helix-turn-helix transcriptional regulator, with translation MSEGVYGNQASGRVTHSLLRLSTAMRSQAWDWAEGAGLTPTQGEILVLLLQRKGPMRLGEIARETQLTAATTSDAVSTLETKGLVEKRRALDDGRALAVRLSARGRTAAKKALQWPEFLTKAVGKLGADEQSTLYRALLKTLRELQVAGATPPQRMCVTCTSFEPGKPSKKTVHHCATLDLGMSDSDLRLDCSVHEEADAATQKKTWKIFAG, from the coding sequence ATGAGCGAAGGCGTTTACGGGAATCAGGCTTCGGGACGTGTGACCCACAGCTTGCTGCGGTTGAGTACGGCCATGCGAAGCCAGGCATGGGATTGGGCGGAGGGCGCAGGCCTGACGCCGACGCAGGGCGAGATCCTCGTGCTGCTGCTGCAACGCAAGGGTCCGATGCGGCTCGGCGAGATCGCGCGCGAGACGCAGCTCACCGCTGCGACCACCAGCGACGCGGTCAGCACGCTCGAGACGAAGGGGCTCGTCGAGAAGCGCCGTGCACTGGACGACGGCCGCGCGCTCGCGGTGCGCCTGTCGGCCCGCGGCCGTACCGCGGCGAAGAAGGCGCTGCAATGGCCGGAATTCCTGACGAAGGCCGTCGGCAAGCTCGGCGCGGACGAGCAGAGCACGTTGTATCGCGCACTGCTGAAGACGCTGCGCGAACTGCAGGTGGCGGGTGCGACGCCGCCGCAGCGCATGTGCGTCACGTGCACCTCCTTCGAGCCGGGCAAGCCGTCGAAGAAGACGGTTCACCACTGCGCGACGCTCGACCTCGGCATGTCCGACAGCGATCTGCGTCTCGACTGTTCGGTGCACGAAGAAGCCGACGCGGCGACGCAAAAGAAGACCTGGAAGATTTTCGCCGGCTGA
- a CDS encoding YbdK family carboxylate-amine ligase produces MALETFVNSEPFTFGVELEIQVVNTHNYDLTKAASDLMRLIQGETFPGNITPEITESMIELSTGICHSHEQALTELHAIRDVLVKAADQLNVGLGGGGTHAFQQWSDRQIYDAPRFQYISELYGYLAKQFTVFGQHVHIGCPDPDSALFLLHSMSRFIPHFIALSASSPFVQNVDTGFHSARLNSVFAFPLSGRAPFVLTWDSFEEYFTKMVNTGVVNSMKDFYWDIRPKPGYGTIEVRVMDTPLSVDRAAAIACYIQTLARYLLTDRPLKLSEDDYLVYTFNRFEACRFGLEGTCVNPQTGERRTIAEDILDTLDRIAPHAAALGSRAALDEIGALAKARVNDASWLRTVFKQEKSLNETVRQQCLRWRE; encoded by the coding sequence AGATCCAGGTCGTCAACACGCACAACTACGACCTCACCAAAGCGGCGTCCGACTTGATGCGCCTGATCCAGGGCGAGACTTTCCCCGGCAACATCACGCCGGAAATCACCGAGAGCATGATCGAGCTGTCGACCGGCATCTGCCATTCGCACGAGCAGGCGCTGACGGAGCTGCATGCGATCCGCGACGTGCTCGTGAAGGCGGCCGACCAGCTCAACGTCGGGCTCGGCGGCGGCGGCACGCACGCATTCCAGCAGTGGAGCGACCGGCAGATCTACGACGCACCGCGCTTCCAGTACATTTCCGAGCTGTACGGCTATCTCGCGAAGCAGTTCACCGTGTTCGGCCAGCACGTGCACATCGGCTGTCCCGATCCGGACAGCGCGCTGTTCCTGCTGCACTCGATGTCGCGCTTCATTCCGCATTTCATCGCGCTATCCGCATCGTCGCCGTTCGTGCAAAACGTCGATACGGGCTTCCATTCGGCGCGCCTGAACTCGGTGTTCGCGTTCCCGCTGTCGGGTCGCGCGCCGTTCGTGCTGACCTGGGACAGCTTCGAGGAATACTTCACGAAGATGGTCAACACGGGCGTCGTCAACTCGATGAAGGACTTCTACTGGGACATCCGGCCGAAGCCCGGCTACGGGACGATCGAGGTGCGCGTGATGGATACGCCGCTGTCGGTCGACCGCGCCGCCGCGATCGCGTGCTACATCCAGACGCTCGCGCGCTACCTGCTGACCGACCGGCCGCTGAAGCTGTCGGAAGACGACTATCTCGTCTACACATTCAACCGTTTCGAGGCGTGCCGCTTCGGGCTCGAGGGTACCTGCGTCAATCCTCAGACAGGCGAGCGCCGCACAATCGCGGAAGACATCCTCGACACGCTCGACCGCATCGCCCCGCATGCGGCCGCGCTCGGTTCGCGCGCGGCGCTCGACGAGATCGGCGCGCTCGCGAAAGCGCGCGTGAACGACGCATCGTGGTTGAGAACCGTTTTCAAACAGGAGAAATCGCTGAACGAGACGGTTCGCCAGCAGTGCCTGCGCTGGCGCGAATGA